The Fodinicurvata sp. EGI_FJ10296 genome includes a region encoding these proteins:
- a CDS encoding TetR/AcrR family transcriptional regulator — MPAAPERANARSAILDAAQRVAVRDGAGHVTLDAVAREAGVSKGGLLYNFPNKEALLVAMLERMVDRIDHELESYLETHRDDRNAMVKTLLRAVDLKECVDPQVKMAVLAAGAEKPELLDPIRRVYRKWLDRIRAESTDLDRDLMVWFAMEGIVFTSMLNVCPLDGEERENLRRYLLRQVEG; from the coding sequence ATGCCCGCCGCACCCGAACGCGCCAATGCACGCAGCGCCATTCTCGACGCCGCCCAACGCGTCGCCGTCCGCGACGGCGCCGGACACGTCACGCTTGATGCCGTCGCCCGCGAAGCCGGGGTCAGCAAGGGCGGGCTGCTCTACAATTTCCCGAACAAGGAAGCGTTGCTGGTCGCCATGCTCGAACGCATGGTCGACCGCATCGACCACGAGCTCGAAAGCTATCTCGAGACCCACCGCGATGACCGCAACGCCATGGTCAAAACCCTGCTGCGGGCGGTCGATCTCAAGGAATGCGTCGATCCGCAGGTCAAGATGGCGGTGCTCGCCGCCGGGGCGGAAAAGCCGGAACTGCTTGACCCGATCCGTCGCGTCTATCGCAAGTGGCTGGACCGGATCAGGGCGGAGTCCACCGATCTCGACCGCGATTTGATGGTGTGGTTCGCGATGGAGGGCATCGTCTTCACATCGATGCTGAACGTCTGTCCGCTCGACGGCGAGGAACGGGAAAATCTGCGCCGATATCTGCTCCGGCAAGTGGAAGGATAA
- a CDS encoding NAD(P)-dependent oxidoreductase encodes MRIAFVGLGIMGAPVAGHLVRAGHPVTIATRTNKPVVDELAAAGARVADSLAAAALDADIVFTCLGTPAEVEQVYLGNGPGERSNSDNLAGAMATGTLAVDLTTSSPALAEAIAARLAERGVGFIDAPMTGGQGGAQKGTLTLLVGAHDAELERARPVLAHFSSAIHHFGAPGSGSRAKIANQIAVASTLQGVAEALAFGVAGGLNAKALVESLAAGTADSFLMRIHGRKMVEGDMAPGFFIDHFVKDLRIALDEAAKLSLSLPGLTAAERCHAALAAQGRGRDGIQAVIHALLADGLPAR; translated from the coding sequence ATGAGAATCGCGTTCGTCGGACTTGGAATCATGGGCGCCCCGGTGGCTGGGCACCTCGTCCGCGCCGGCCATCCCGTCACCATAGCGACGCGGACAAACAAGCCCGTGGTCGACGAACTCGCCGCCGCTGGGGCGCGGGTCGCCGACAGCCTGGCCGCTGCCGCCCTCGACGCGGACATCGTGTTCACCTGTCTCGGCACCCCGGCCGAGGTCGAGCAGGTTTACCTCGGCAACGGACCGGGCGAACGTTCGAACAGCGATAATCTGGCCGGCGCCATGGCGACGGGCACGCTGGCCGTCGACCTGACCACCTCGTCGCCCGCTCTGGCGGAAGCCATTGCCGCCCGGCTGGCCGAGCGGGGTGTCGGATTCATCGACGCCCCGATGACCGGCGGTCAGGGCGGGGCGCAGAAGGGAACGCTGACACTGCTGGTCGGCGCTCACGACGCCGAGCTGGAGCGCGCGCGCCCCGTTCTCGCGCATTTCTCGTCGGCCATCCATCATTTCGGCGCGCCCGGCAGCGGTTCGAGGGCCAAGATCGCCAACCAGATCGCCGTTGCGTCGACTTTGCAGGGGGTGGCCGAAGCGCTCGCCTTTGGCGTGGCGGGCGGGCTGAACGCGAAAGCCCTGGTCGAGTCGCTCGCGGCCGGCACCGCCGACAGCTTCCTGATGCGAATCCACGGCCGCAAGATGGTCGAGGGCGACATGGCGCCCGGTTTCTTCATTGATCATTTCGTCAAGGACCTGCGGATCGCGCTGGACGAGGCCGCCAAGCTGTCGCTTTCGCTGCCCGGATTGACAGCCGCCGAACGCTGTCACGCCGCCCTGGCCGCTCAGGGCCGCGGCCGCGACGGGATCCAGGCGGTTATTCACGCACTGCTTGCCGACGGGCTGCCCGCCCGCTGA
- a CDS encoding DUF1127 domain-containing protein, with protein sequence MITGPIVAQIAGALTTTVSAGARFFGFSGLSTSQEVTYQELMNLSDRQLEDIGLTRGLIETVVVQGPEALKQFRTPEDAAHAVSRPANVNRLV encoded by the coding sequence ATGATCACCGGACCCATCGTTGCACAGATCGCCGGTGCCTTGACCACGACCGTAAGCGCTGGCGCCCGCTTCTTTGGCTTCAGCGGTCTGAGTACGAGCCAGGAGGTGACGTATCAGGAGTTGATGAACCTGTCCGACCGGCAGTTGGAAGACATCGGCCTGACGCGTGGCCTGATCGAAACCGTGGTCGTCCAGGGACCGGAAGCACTGAAGCAATTCCGTACGCCGGAAGATGCCGCTCACGCCGTTAGCCGGCCGGCGAACGTCAACAGGCTGGTCTGA